Proteins encoded by one window of Polaribacter haliotis:
- a CDS encoding 3'-5' exonuclease, whose amino-acid sequence MNLKVKLNNILFLDIETVPQEEHWSSVSKEMQTLFEKKTQYQRKEEFTAEEFYERAGIWAEFGKIICISAGYFVEVEGRNQLRITSFFGDDEHKILVDFKNLLNKHFSKASNVLCAHNGKEFDFPFIARRMIVHQIELPKKLNLFGKKPWEVPHLDTLELWKFGDYKHYTSLKLLTSILGIPSPKDDIDGSEVAGVYYKEKNIERIVTYCEKDTIAVAQVLLRFNNENLLEAKDIISVN is encoded by the coding sequence ATGAATTTAAAAGTAAAATTGAATAATATCTTATTTTTAGATATTGAAACTGTTCCACAAGAAGAACATTGGAGCTCTGTATCTAAAGAAATGCAAACACTTTTCGAGAAGAAAACACAATACCAAAGAAAAGAAGAATTTACTGCCGAAGAATTTTATGAAAGAGCAGGTATTTGGGCAGAATTCGGAAAAATAATATGTATTTCTGCTGGTTATTTTGTAGAGGTTGAAGGAAGGAATCAATTGAGAATTACCTCTTTTTTTGGTGATGATGAGCATAAAATTCTTGTAGATTTTAAAAATCTTTTAAACAAACATTTTTCGAAAGCTTCTAACGTTTTGTGTGCACACAATGGAAAAGAATTCGATTTTCCTTTTATCGCCAGAAGAATGATTGTCCACCAAATAGAACTCCCCAAAAAGCTAAATTTATTTGGTAAAAAACCATGGGAAGTACCTCATTTAGATACCTTAGAATTGTGGAAATTTGGCGATTATAAACATTATACTTCTTTAAAATTACTAACTTCCATTTTAGGAATTCCTTCACCAAAAGACGATATTGATGGTAGTGAAGTTGCAGGCGTTTATTACAAAGAAAAAAACATCGAACGAATTGTTACCTATTGCGAAAAAGATACCATTGCTGTAGCACAAGTTTTACTGCGTTTTAATAACGAAAACTTATTAGAAGCAAAAGATATTATAAGTGTAAATTAA
- a CDS encoding T9SS type A sorting domain-containing protein, with product MKKNYLFTFILTLCFSLLSLGQGAEPFTNSNATTSYADNSFVGEGGITWSYVASRDDAGTAGVTAPALMLRRSSDDSKITSSAISGGIGDFSVKLYKGFTGGGNRQVELFINGVSKGTSIAFDDTDEHIFTVPGINVTGNVVIEIKNITSKQVILDDITWTAPSSDPTIAITNPSENQVFSGSTTEVPITLSISNFNLSGDNGSEMSDNTGDGYIKGTLQASGEAPGTKNIFTTTPESATVEAGKSYTITAELVDNSGASLSPKVEAIVSFSVDFPCDIMLDNYTSTCVAETAGVDTYDVSIPFTGGNTSTYTLTADSGTIGGDNPSTSASGTITISGIAEGTDVAFTLKGDVANSNCDLTRNISSPTCIAFPVIEDFDYADGAILGDESAWTKLNSGDDMLVATGNLDYTGLKASTGNLLKFDESGSETYTSFKDINSGTVYASFLLKVTAFQTNTAPDLTDGGYIAALAGSTSGYDARFWVRPNPGTGTGETTFDIGYGTESSNPTFTSGTYELNEVIFVVMAYDMDNAMVSTWINPAASSFEGTTPAATLSSTDSNPPASINLFVLRQDSNSETPFIEIDALRISNSWAEVTPKEGTASVSRNEIEGFTTYPNPITNNEFTITSSNSSKKQVAIFNVLGKNVLSSSFTGTKSTLDVSTISSGIYILKVTEEGKTATKKLVIR from the coding sequence ATGAAAAAAAATTACTTATTTACTTTTATTTTAACGCTTTGCTTTAGTCTTTTATCTTTAGGGCAGGGTGCAGAACCATTTACAAATTCAAATGCAACAACTTCGTATGCTGATAATAGCTTTGTTGGAGAAGGTGGAATAACTTGGTCTTATGTTGCTTCAAGAGACGATGCTGGGACTGCAGGGGTTACTGCACCTGCATTAATGTTAAGAAGAAGTTCTGACGATAGTAAGATTACTTCTAGTGCTATCTCTGGTGGAATTGGAGATTTTTCAGTTAAACTTTATAAAGGATTTACTGGTGGTGGAAACAGGCAAGTAGAACTGTTTATTAATGGAGTTTCTAAAGGAACATCTATAGCTTTTGATGATACAGATGAACATATTTTTACTGTCCCTGGAATAAATGTAACTGGAAACGTTGTTATTGAAATAAAGAATATAACGTCAAAACAAGTTATTTTAGACGATATTACTTGGACTGCTCCAAGTTCTGATCCAACAATAGCAATAACTAATCCATCTGAAAATCAGGTTTTTTCTGGATCTACTACAGAAGTTCCAATAACTTTGTCTATTTCAAACTTTAACCTTTCAGGAGATAATGGTTCAGAAATGAGCGATAATACTGGAGATGGTTATATTAAAGGAACACTTCAGGCTTCAGGCGAGGCTCCTGGTACTAAGAATATATTTACTACTACTCCAGAATCTGCAACAGTAGAGGCTGGTAAATCTTACACTATTACTGCTGAATTGGTTGATAATAGTGGAGCTTCTTTATCTCCTAAAGTAGAGGCTATAGTTTCTTTTTCTGTGGACTTTCCTTGTGATATTATGTTAGATAATTATACAAGTACGTGCGTTGCAGAAACAGCAGGTGTTGATACTTATGATGTTTCAATTCCATTTACTGGAGGTAATACATCAACCTATACTTTAACAGCAGATTCTGGAACCATTGGTGGAGATAATCCATCTACTAGTGCTTCTGGTACTATAACTATTTCTGGTATTGCAGAAGGTACAGATGTTGCTTTCACACTTAAAGGAGACGTTGCTAATAGTAACTGTGATTTAACAAGAAATATTTCTAGCCCAACTTGTATCGCTTTTCCGGTAATTGAAGATTTTGATTACGCTGATGGAGCAATTTTAGGAGACGAATCAGCTTGGACAAAGTTAAATTCTGGTGATGATATGTTAGTTGCAACTGGGAATTTAGATTACACAGGTTTAAAAGCTTCAACAGGTAATTTACTTAAGTTTGATGAATCTGGCTCAGAAACTTACACATCATTTAAAGATATAAATTCAGGTACAGTTTATGCGTCTTTTTTATTAAAAGTTACAGCATTTCAAACGAATACTGCTCCAGATTTAACTGATGGAGGTTATATAGCAGCCTTAGCAGGTAGTACAAGTGGTTATGATGCAAGATTCTGGGTAAGACCAAATCCAGGAACAGGAACTGGTGAAACAACTTTTGATATTGGATATGGTACAGAAAGCTCTAACCCAACATTTACTTCTGGTACTTATGAGTTAAATGAGGTTATTTTTGTTGTAATGGCTTATGACATGGATAATGCAATGGTTAGTACATGGATTAACCCAGCTGCTTCTTCTTTTGAAGGTACAACTCCAGCAGCTACACTTTCATCAACAGATTCTAACCCACCAGCTTCAATTAATCTTTTTGTATTAAGACAAGATTCAAATAGTGAAACACCATTTATTGAAATAGATGCTTTAAGAATTTCTAACTCTTGGGCAGAAGTTACACCAAAAGAAGGTACAGCATCTGTAAGTAGAAATGAGATAGAAGGTTTTACAACTTACCCAAATCCAATTACTAATAACGAGTTTACAATTACTTCTAGTAATTCAAGTAAGAAGCAAGTCGCTATTTTTAATGTTTTAGGTAAAAATGTATTATCATCTAGTTTTACAGGAACAAAATCTACTTTAGATGTTTCTACAATTAGCTCAGGAATTTATATTTTAAAAGTTACTGAAGAAGGAAAAACAGCAACTAAAAAATTGGTAATTAGATAA
- a CDS encoding response regulator transcription factor — MNSSDIKILLVDDEPDIIEIVGYNLRNEGYQVFTASNGQEAIKSAKKNNPHLILLDIMMPEMDGIEACEKIRKISSLENVIISFLTARGEDYSQVAGFEAGADDYITKPIKPKVLVSKVKSLLRRLKNESESDETFTIGDIVIDRDEYVVYKAGTRISLPRKEFELFSLLTSKPGKVFKREVILDTVWGNEVVVGGRTIDVHIRKLREKIGDDHFKTVKGVGYKFVLEGADK, encoded by the coding sequence ATGAACAGTAGCGATATAAAAATTTTATTGGTAGACGACGAACCAGATATTATAGAAATAGTTGGTTATAACCTTAGAAACGAAGGCTATCAAGTTTTTACAGCAAGTAATGGACAAGAAGCCATAAAATCTGCCAAAAAAAACAATCCTCATTTGATTTTGTTAGATATAATGATGCCAGAAATGGATGGTATTGAGGCTTGTGAAAAAATTAGAAAAATTAGTTCTTTAGAAAATGTAATTATTTCTTTTTTAACTGCAAGAGGCGAAGATTATTCTCAGGTTGCTGGTTTTGAAGCTGGTGCAGACGACTATATTACCAAGCCAATTAAACCAAAAGTCTTAGTAAGTAAAGTAAAGTCTTTACTTAGAAGACTTAAAAATGAAAGCGAAAGTGATGAAACTTTTACTATCGGCGATATTGTAATCGATAGAGACGAATACGTAGTTTACAAAGCCGGAACAAGAATTTCTTTACCAAGAAAAGAATTTGAACTTTTTTCTTTACTAACATCTAAACCTGGAAAAGTTTTTAAACGTGAAGTAATTTTAGATACAGTTTGGGGAAATGAAGTTGTTGTTGGTGGAAGAACTATTGATGTTCATATTAGAAAACTTCGAGAAAAAATTGGTGATGATCATTTTAAAACGGTTAAAGGCGTTGGTTATAAATTTGTTTTAGAAGGAGCTGATAAATAA
- a CDS encoding sensor histidine kinase, producing MKFKRTYSYALWSAVYLTLLSVIVATISYFVIVKHLGIGAVIISIIVLFIISFFIIQYRAEHFIYRRLKKIYEDVSILDVKDLRRDSVTTDIDKLSKRMQKFVEGKRMEIKNLTERDSFRRDFLGNVAHELKTPLFTVQGYILTLLEGAGNDKEIRKKYLERANKGVERLVAVTKDLDMIAKLETDGLKINIEVLNILELIQNVFDLFEMKAKKRNITLKFDRVYEFPVFVKGDVEKIEQVLINLVVNSIKYGKPNGTTVIAIDSYNKSKYVVRVADNGEGIKQQHLPRLFERFYRVDQSRSREQGGSGLGLSIVKHIVEAHDQTIFLKSTYGEGSEFSFTMEKAI from the coding sequence ATGAAATTTAAAAGAACTTACTCATATGCACTTTGGTCTGCAGTATATTTAACATTGCTTTCGGTTATTGTTGCAACAATTTCTTATTTCGTTATAGTTAAGCATTTAGGAATAGGAGCTGTAATAATTTCTATTATTGTGCTTTTTATCATCTCTTTTTTTATTATACAATATAGAGCAGAACATTTTATTTATAGACGTTTAAAAAAGATTTACGAAGACGTTTCTATTTTAGATGTAAAAGATTTACGAAGAGATTCTGTAACCACAGATATTGATAAACTTTCCAAAAGGATGCAAAAATTTGTGGAAGGTAAACGTATGGAAATAAAAAACTTAACAGAAAGAGATTCTTTTAGAAGAGATTTTTTAGGAAACGTTGCTCACGAATTAAAAACACCACTTTTTACGGTACAAGGTTATATTCTAACACTTTTAGAAGGTGCAGGAAATGACAAAGAAATAAGAAAAAAATACTTAGAAAGAGCCAACAAAGGTGTAGAAAGATTGGTTGCAGTAACCAAAGATTTGGATATGATTGCCAAGTTAGAAACAGATGGTTTAAAAATAAATATTGAGGTTTTAAATATCTTAGAATTGATACAAAATGTATTCGATTTATTCGAAATGAAAGCCAAAAAGAGAAATATTACTCTAAAATTCGATCGTGTTTACGAGTTTCCTGTTTTTGTAAAAGGTGATGTCGAAAAAATTGAGCAAGTATTAATTAATTTGGTAGTAAATTCTATAAAATACGGAAAACCAAATGGAACTACAGTTATAGCAATAGATAGCTATAATAAAAGTAAATATGTAGTTCGAGTTGCAGATAATGGTGAAGGAATTAAACAACAACATTTACCTCGTTTATTCGAACGCTTTTACAGAGTAGACCAAAGTAGATCTCGTGAACAAGGAGGTTCTGGATTGGGTTTATCTATCGTAAAACATATTGTGGAAGCACATGACCAAACCATTTTTTTAAAGAGTACTTATGGTGAAGGCTCAGAGTTTTCTTTTACGATGGAAAAGGCGATATAA
- a CDS encoding glycosyltransferase gives MTNKKKIIVAPLNWGLGHASRCVPIINALLENNFTPIIASDGKALGFLQQEFPSLETLKLSSYKIKYGKNLKKNLFLQLPRIFRAIQLEKKIIQLYIDKNTDVVGIISDNRFGVRSKKVTSIYITHQINILSNVTTFFTSKIHQKIIKRFDECWVPDNLNSEFSGKLSTSKRNVNQKFIGVLSRFKKLETSKNIDVLVLLSGPEPNRTYLEERLISAFNNDKRKIVFVLGKVEKIQKKWTNNNCTFYNYALSEELNKLLNSSRVVVCRSGYSSVIDLAVLNKKAFLIPTKNQPEQEYLARYLKSKKLAPFCEEHLFTSERLVETENYSGLKSEETKINQDLYRLFHRKRKL, from the coding sequence ATGACAAATAAAAAAAAAATAATTGTTGCGCCATTAAATTGGGGTCTAGGACATGCTTCGCGATGTGTGCCAATTATTAATGCATTATTAGAAAATAATTTTACACCAATAATCGCATCAGATGGAAAAGCTTTAGGGTTTTTACAACAAGAATTCCCTTCTTTAGAAACTTTAAAATTATCTTCCTATAAAATTAAATACGGAAAAAATTTAAAGAAGAATTTATTTCTTCAACTTCCAAGAATTTTTAGAGCAATCCAGTTAGAGAAAAAAATAATTCAACTTTATATTGATAAAAATACTGATGTTGTTGGCATTATTTCCGATAATCGTTTTGGAGTAAGAAGCAAAAAAGTAACTTCTATTTACATTACGCACCAGATTAATATTCTATCGAATGTTACCACTTTTTTTACCAGTAAAATTCATCAAAAAATAATAAAAAGGTTTGATGAATGCTGGGTTCCTGACAATCTAAATTCAGAATTTTCAGGAAAATTATCAACTTCCAAAAGAAATGTGAATCAAAAATTTATTGGTGTTTTAAGCCGATTCAAAAAACTAGAAACATCTAAAAATATAGATGTTTTAGTCTTGCTTTCTGGCCCAGAACCCAACAGAACATATTTGGAAGAAAGATTAATTTCAGCATTTAATAACGATAAAAGAAAAATAGTTTTTGTCTTAGGGAAAGTAGAGAAAATTCAAAAAAAATGGACGAATAATAATTGTACTTTTTATAATTATGCACTATCAGAAGAACTAAATAAATTATTAAATTCAAGTAGAGTTGTTGTTTGTAGATCTGGTTATTCTTCGGTAATAGATTTAGCAGTTTTAAATAAAAAGGCTTTTTTAATTCCGACTAAAAACCAGCCAGAGCAGGAATATTTAGCGAGATATTTAAAATCTAAAAAGCTAGCTCCTTTTTGTGAGGAACATTTATTTACTTCAGAAAGATTGGTTGAAACAGAAAATTATAGTGGCTTAAAATCAGAAGAAACTAAAATAAACCAGGATTTATATCGCCTTTTCCATCGTAAAAGAAAACTCTGA
- the purD gene encoding phosphoribosylamine--glycine ligase: MNILILGSGGREHAFALKLSESNKVDQLFVAPGNAGTDKVATNLAISPTDFPAIKQTVLQNDIKMVVVGPEAPLVNGVHDFFLADNELKNIPVIGPKKDGALLEGSKDFSKQFMEKHGIPTAKYKSFTKDNLEEGYTFLETLEAPYVLKADGLAAGKGVLILFSLDEAKTELKEMVTNQKFGEASSTVVIEEFLKGIELSVFVLTDGKNYKILPSAKDYKRIGEGDTGLNTGGMGAISPVPFADDAFLDKVEELVVKPTINGLQKDGIDYRGFIFIGLMNDNGNPSVVEYNVRMGDPETEVVLPRIESDLFDLFDGVAKQNLEEKLFHVTSKTATTVMLVSGGYPESYEKNKEITGLENVKESTVFHAGTTLKDNKVVTSGGRVMAITSFGDTIEEALAKSYRSIEEISFDKMNFRKDIGFDLI; encoded by the coding sequence ATGAACATTCTTATTTTAGGCTCAGGAGGAAGAGAACATGCATTTGCATTAAAATTATCGGAAAGTAATAAAGTAGATCAGCTTTTTGTAGCACCAGGAAATGCAGGTACAGACAAAGTTGCAACAAACCTAGCAATTAGTCCTACAGATTTCCCAGCAATAAAACAAACAGTTTTACAGAACGATATAAAAATGGTAGTTGTTGGGCCAGAAGCACCTTTGGTAAATGGGGTTCACGATTTTTTTCTTGCTGATAATGAGTTGAAAAACATTCCAGTAATTGGTCCTAAAAAAGATGGAGCATTGTTAGAAGGAAGTAAAGATTTTTCGAAGCAGTTCATGGAAAAACATGGCATTCCTACAGCAAAATATAAATCGTTCACAAAAGATAATTTAGAAGAAGGCTATACTTTTTTAGAAACTTTAGAAGCACCATATGTTTTAAAAGCAGATGGATTGGCAGCTGGTAAAGGAGTTTTAATTCTGTTTTCTTTAGATGAAGCAAAAACGGAATTAAAAGAAATGGTTACCAATCAGAAATTCGGAGAAGCATCATCTACAGTTGTTATCGAAGAATTTTTAAAAGGAATAGAATTGTCGGTTTTCGTTTTAACAGACGGAAAAAACTATAAAATTTTACCTTCAGCAAAAGATTACAAAAGAATTGGAGAAGGAGATACAGGTTTAAATACGGGTGGAATGGGTGCCATTTCTCCAGTACCATTTGCAGACGATGCATTCTTAGATAAAGTAGAAGAATTGGTCGTAAAACCAACAATAAATGGCTTGCAAAAAGACGGAATAGATTACAGAGGTTTTATCTTTATTGGTTTAATGAACGATAATGGAAACCCATCTGTAGTAGAATATAATGTTAGAATGGGAGATCCAGAAACAGAAGTTGTTTTGCCAAGAATAGAATCCGATTTATTTGATTTATTTGATGGTGTTGCTAAACAAAATTTAGAAGAGAAACTGTTTCATGTAACTTCAAAAACAGCGACTACTGTAATGTTGGTTTCTGGTGGATATCCAGAAAGTTATGAAAAAAATAAAGAAATTACTGGTTTAGAAAACGTAAAAGAATCTACCGTTTTTCATGCTGGAACCACTTTAAAAGATAATAAAGTAGTTACAAGTGGAGGTAGAGTTATGGCAATTACCTCTTTTGGAGATACTATTGAAGAAGCTTTAGCAAAATCTTATAGAAGTATCGAAGAAATTAGTTTCGATAAAATGAATTTTAGAAAAGATATTGGTTTCGACTTAATATAA
- a CDS encoding glycosyltransferase encodes MKGKLDITVSIVLYNENIEELTKTVNCFLNISLNKKLYLIDNTPKKKFQNVFKNEEISYIATGKNIGFGAGHNVVINKIKEVSNYHLILNPDVFFKPDVIPSLIKELESKKELAMIAPKVLFPDGKHQYSCRRYPLISELLARRFIFLKPLFKEAIFKGTYRDKDLNKPFFAEYITGCFHLYKTRDFIKLNGFDERYFLYMEDVDICKKIDVLGKKKMYFPSIEITHVLKQGSSKNISLFLRHTSSAIKYFSKWGI; translated from the coding sequence ATGAAAGGAAAACTAGACATAACAGTATCTATCGTTCTTTATAACGAAAATATTGAGGAGTTAACAAAAACCGTTAATTGCTTTCTAAATATTTCTTTAAATAAAAAACTTTACTTGATAGATAATACACCTAAGAAGAAATTTCAAAACGTTTTTAAGAACGAAGAAATCTCTTATATAGCTACTGGTAAAAATATTGGTTTTGGTGCTGGGCATAATGTTGTAATAAATAAGATAAAAGAAGTTTCTAATTATCACCTTATTTTAAATCCCGATGTTTTTTTTAAGCCAGATGTAATACCCAGCTTAATTAAAGAATTAGAGAGCAAAAAAGAATTGGCAATGATTGCTCCAAAAGTATTATTTCCAGATGGCAAACATCAATATTCTTGTAGAAGATATCCATTAATTTCGGAACTTTTGGCAAGAAGATTTATTTTCTTAAAACCTCTTTTTAAAGAAGCAATTTTCAAAGGAACTTATAGAGATAAAGATTTAAATAAACCTTTTTTTGCAGAATATATAACAGGATGTTTTCATTTATATAAAACTAGAGATTTTATAAAATTAAATGGTTTCGACGAACGTTATTTCTTGTATATGGAAGATGTAGATATTTGTAAAAAAATAGATGTTTTAGGAAAGAAAAAAATGTATTTTCCAAGTATAGAAATAACACATGTTCTTAAACAAGGCTCTTCAAAAAATATTAGTCTGTTTTTAAGACACACTTCCTCTGCAATAAAATACTTTTCCAAATGGGGAATTTAG
- a CDS encoding exopolysaccharide biosynthesis polyprenyl glycosylphosphotransferase, whose amino-acid sequence MIVDLLALFFVVYYYSNKDYLSPQFIFYTVFFWILIAYYTKFYNVYRYTHISRLLALTTSHFFIFSLAFFSYFSFFREGEIIREQFKTVLTFILIITFLKFLFFFILKKYRLSGGNYRSVIVFGSSKSAQNVVDLFSERQDLGYRFKGFFSDKLSSSNKYLGSIKAGLNYTITNTIDEIYCEVNSISPLQLKEIRSFSNENNIEVRLIPENKAIYSKDFTLEYFGTIPILKPKKLPFEKTETHIVKRIFDVIFSILVIILLLSWMLPILWILVKLDSKGSFFFKQVRDGADGKQFYCYKVRSMKINGNSDLIHATKNDHRITKIGAFLRKSSLDELPQFFNVLKGDMSVVGPRPHMNIQTKKYLKEIDNYIVRNSVKPGITGLAQVSGFRGEIEKKSDIENRVRLDIFYIENWSFILDIKIIFQTFFNIFKGQEKAY is encoded by the coding sequence ATGATAGTAGACCTTTTGGCGCTGTTTTTTGTAGTGTATTATTATTCTAATAAAGATTATTTAAGTCCACAGTTTATTTTTTACACAGTCTTTTTCTGGATTTTAATAGCATACTATACAAAGTTTTATAATGTTTATAGATATACACATATATCTAGATTATTAGCACTAACTACATCACATTTTTTTATTTTCTCATTAGCTTTTTTCTCTTATTTTAGTTTTTTTAGAGAAGGAGAAATTATAAGAGAGCAATTTAAAACGGTGTTAACATTTATTTTAATTATTACCTTTTTAAAGTTTCTATTCTTTTTTATTTTGAAGAAATATCGTTTATCTGGAGGTAACTATAGATCTGTTATTGTTTTTGGAAGCAGTAAATCTGCTCAAAACGTAGTAGATTTGTTTAGTGAAAGACAAGATTTAGGGTATCGTTTTAAAGGTTTTTTTTCAGATAAATTAAGTAGTTCAAATAAATATTTAGGTTCTATTAAAGCAGGGTTAAATTATACAATTACCAATACAATAGATGAAATTTATTGTGAAGTTAACTCGATATCACCACTGCAACTAAAGGAAATAAGAAGTTTTTCAAATGAAAATAATATTGAAGTACGATTAATTCCAGAAAATAAAGCAATTTATAGTAAAGATTTTACTTTAGAATATTTTGGAACAATACCAATATTAAAACCAAAGAAATTACCTTTCGAAAAAACAGAAACCCATATTGTAAAAAGAATTTTTGATGTTATTTTTTCAATTCTTGTAATTATTCTTTTATTATCTTGGATGCTTCCAATTTTATGGATTTTAGTAAAACTAGATTCAAAAGGGAGTTTCTTTTTTAAGCAAGTTAGAGATGGAGCAGATGGGAAACAGTTTTATTGTTATAAAGTTAGGTCTATGAAGATTAATGGTAATTCCGATTTAATTCACGCAACAAAAAACGATCATCGAATTACTAAAATTGGCGCTTTTCTAAGAAAATCTAGTTTAGATGAATTGCCTCAATTTTTTAATGTTTTAAAAGGAGATATGAGTGTAGTTGGACCTAGACCTCATATGAATATTCAAACAAAAAAATACTTAAAAGAAATAGATAATTACATTGTAAGAAACTCCGTAAAACCAGGAATAACAGGCTTAGCACAAGTCTCTGGATTTAGAGGAGAAATAGAAAAAAAATCGGATATAGAAAATAGAGTACGTTTAGATATATTTTATATAGAAAATTGGTCTTTTATTTTAGACATAAAAATAATTTTTCAAACGTTTTTTAACATATTTAAAGGCCAAGAGAAAGCGTATTAA
- a CDS encoding WcaI family glycosyltransferase, with product MKKSITIIGVNYFPEDTAIGLYTSQLANYFNSKNIEVNIITGFPYYPAWKISSNYKSKKTFYKENINGINIFRYKQYVPKNPTFFKRVLHLLDFTLGSFFNLFKIKKTDIVLCIVPFTSVIFLGKILSKLRKAKLWVHIQDFEFDAVTDSNIINSKENKSISFKLLFWIEKKLLNSVDLVSTISNLMVLKLSKKIKKDKKRILLPNWVDLDFVNPKTSKKHPYLESKKFKILYSGNIGEKQDWEFFIEFANMLKSNLDIEIIVVGNGSKREWLLDKVASLNNVSMYLPVAYNKLSDLLCSADLHILFQKNNVIDTVMPSKILAMMASQKPSIITGNLKSEVYSIINESSAGEYFCNTELEEVIKVVLQLKINKKLRNKYGENARKYVSTNFSKDIILKKFENTFLEL from the coding sequence TTGAAAAAGAGCATAACAATAATAGGAGTTAACTATTTCCCTGAGGATACTGCTATAGGTTTATACACCTCTCAACTTGCCAATTACTTCAATAGTAAAAATATTGAGGTAAATATAATTACGGGTTTTCCTTACTACCCAGCTTGGAAAATAAGTTCAAATTATAAATCAAAAAAAACATTTTATAAAGAAAATATAAACGGAATAAATATATTTAGGTACAAACAATACGTGCCCAAAAATCCAACTTTTTTTAAAAGAGTATTACATTTATTAGACTTTACATTAGGTTCTTTTTTTAATCTTTTTAAGATAAAAAAAACAGATATAGTTTTATGTATAGTCCCATTTACATCCGTTATTTTTTTAGGTAAAATACTTTCAAAATTAAGAAAAGCTAAGCTTTGGGTTCATATACAAGATTTTGAGTTTGATGCAGTTACAGATTCGAATATTATTAATAGTAAAGAAAATAAATCCATTTCCTTTAAATTATTATTTTGGATTGAAAAAAAATTATTAAACTCTGTAGATTTAGTTAGTACAATAAGTAACCTAATGGTCTTAAAATTATCAAAAAAGATAAAAAAAGATAAAAAAAGAATTTTATTACCAAACTGGGTAGATTTAGATTTTGTAAACCCTAAAACATCAAAAAAACATCCATATTTAGAGTCTAAGAAATTCAAAATTTTATATTCGGGTAATATCGGAGAAAAGCAAGATTGGGAATTCTTTATAGAATTTGCAAATATGCTAAAAAGCAACTTAGATATAGAAATAATTGTAGTTGGTAATGGTAGTAAAAGAGAATGGTTATTAGATAAAGTAGCAAGCTTAAACAATGTTTCCATGTATTTACCTGTTGCATATAATAAGCTTTCCGATTTATTATGTAGCGCAGATTTACATATACTTTTTCAAAAAAATAACGTTATAGATACAGTTATGCCATCCAAGATATTGGCAATGATGGCAAGTCAAAAACCATCTATAATTACAGGAAATCTTAAGTCAGAAGTTTATTCTATTATTAATGAATCTAGCGCTGGTGAGTATTTTTGTAATACAGAGTTAGAGGAAGTTATAAAAGTAGTCTTACAATTAAAAATAAATAAAAAATTAAGAAATAAATACGGAGAAAATGCTAGGAAATATGTTTCTACAAATTTTTCAAAAGATATAATTCTAAAAAAATTTGAAAATACATTCTTAGAACTATAA
- a CDS encoding putative colanic acid biosynthesis acetyltransferase: protein MQIQELNKFELPNNFRGKNAFIVQLWWLVQAIFFRTSPQFLYGYRRFLLRLFGAKIGKKVIIRPSVKITYPWKVSIGDYSWIGDDVVLYSLGEIEIGKNVVVSQKSYLCTGSHDYLSSNFPIYAKKIILEEQVWLATDVYIAPGVSIGKGSVIGARSSVYKNIPKGWICYGNPAKPIKKRIEKEHNNNRS from the coding sequence ATGCAGATACAAGAGTTAAATAAATTTGAATTACCGAATAATTTTCGAGGTAAAAACGCATTTATCGTTCAACTTTGGTGGTTAGTACAAGCAATTTTTTTTAGAACTTCTCCCCAATTTCTATATGGGTATAGGCGTTTTTTATTAAGATTGTTTGGAGCAAAAATCGGAAAAAAAGTAATTATAAGACCATCAGTAAAAATAACGTATCCTTGGAAAGTAAGTATTGGAGATTATTCTTGGATTGGAGATGATGTAGTTTTATATTCTTTAGGAGAAATAGAAATTGGTAAAAATGTTGTGGTTTCTCAGAAATCCTATTTATGTACTGGGTCTCATGATTATTTATCATCTAATTTTCCAATTTATGCAAAAAAAATAATATTAGAAGAACAAGTTTGGCTTGCTACAGATGTATATATTGCACCAGGAGTTTCAATAGGAAAAGGTAGTGTTATAGGTGCAAGAAGTAGTGTTTATAAAAACATACCTAAAGGATGGATTTGTTATGGAAATCCTGCAAAACCAATAAAAAAAAGAATTGAAAAAGAGCATAACAATAATAGGAGTTAA